Within Candidatus Melainabacteria bacterium, the genomic segment CTACCAGTGGTATCAATTGGCATGCCGACTTATTACTGCCTGCTCCCTGCACACGCCAGTTTCGTATGCTGCGGTATCGTGAAACGCAGGAAAAAAGAAATAACACTATAAATTATAGTTGTAAAAGGGCAAACCAATAATCCCAGCGCCAGCCTGAAGCGCCTCAGAAACTAGACCCGCGCTCTCTGGTCGTCTTCGCCTGTATAACGAGCCATCGCATATCGATTCGCTGCACTACCGGGAGCGCGAGAAGCCATGCTCATCGAGTCTTTCCATCCGGCCACAAATCCATCTCTGCGCGACATCATACTCATTAGACGTTGCCCGCTGATCGGCTGATGGTGAGGATTCTTGCGGTCAGGATCACCGATGATGTATTCGCCGTTTTGAGTTCTGCCCGCGATGTAGATATAGTGCGGATTACCCGTGTGAGGGTTTATCACTTTCGCTACAGCTGTGTGCCCCTGAGCAAGCTCTCGATTCAAGTCTTGCATCGCCTGCGGTCCAACTCGACCCATTCCATAGTTGTAGACTTTGGTGTGCAAATCAGGAATTCCCTGACGCAAATTGGACGCCACCTGATCAAGGGTGCCACGATAGCCGTGACCAATCGTGCCGGCGATCTGCTTCCATCGCGAACTCTCGGCATTAGACGCCGGTCGACCGGTGCTCCAATCACTGCACATCATTGCCATGCTAAACGCAGAGCAACTATTACCATCGTTTTGAGGAGCGTAGAAACTATTGCGGTCGGAGGAAGAACGAAAGACTGTACCGCTGTTTTCAACTCTGGGATATCGATCTGCGGGTGGTAAAGATTGGTCTAGAGAAGTACGCCGATAGGGATTCTCGTACTGATTGTTTCCAGCGTATGGAGATTGCCCGTATCTGGGCTCGAAATTGTTCGAGGCCACACGGTAATTACCGGCAGGCGCCTCCTGCGGAGCACCGTCCGTTCGATACTGAGGGTTCGGCGAACGGTCGTAAGGTCCGATCGCTCCAGCGCCTCGTCCGACGTAGTGTTTGTCGAATGGGTTGCTACGACGCCAGGCTTCCTGATCGGGATTAGCAACCGAATTCTCCAGAGTCAAAGGAGGCGGATAGCCCGCTCTACTGAGCTGGCTGTTAGAGCGCCCCATCGCATCTAGCTGAGGCGGCACCATGGAGTTATTCAGGCGCATAGTCTCAAGCGCGTCTCGAGAGAAAGCAGCAGAGGAAGAGCGATGATCGAATGCATCTGCCCTGCCAACTCGACTATCTCGACTATCTACCCTCTCAATGCGCTCTGGTATGGCCACTTTTAGAATCCTGCAGCAGAATTTTCCACAGTGATACTGGCAAATTCTTGTTACCAAAACATAACAGAGCGAATATTGACCCATTTTCGGCGCAGGCGACCGGCTGTGCGAGAAAAGGAACCGCAAGAAAGTTCAGGTCCTTCTCTGGTACAGCCCGGAAAGATTGTGGTAAAAATGACGCATCGAGCCGTTTTAAAATACTCTCCAAGCGATTCTTTGTGGCCAAAATATTACTAGTCGACGACGATCAAGCCCTGACAAAAATGGTGCGTGACTGGTTGGTATTCGACCATCATCAGGTCGAAATAGCCAGCGACGGCAACGACGGGCTCTACAAAGTACTGACTTACGCCTACGACATCATCATCCTCGACCTCAACATGCCGGGCAAAGACGGCATCGAGATTTGCTCAGAATACAGAGCCAAAGGCGGGCAATGCCCGATACTGATGCTCACCGGCAGAGACAAAATCGAAAACAAAGAAGAAGGATTCAACAGCGGCGCCGACGATTACCTGACCAAACCATTTCACATGAAGGAACTGACTGTGCGCATCCAGGCGCTTTTGCGACGCGCCAGAACAGTGGCAGAGAAATCTTACAGCTGGGGCGACGTTAAGCTGGACAGCACCAGTTTCAAAGTCACCAAGGGCGATACCGAGATAAAACTACTGCCCAAGGAATTTGGTCTGCTGGAATTTCTGATGTCGAATCCTAATCGAGTTTTCACACCAGACGCCATTCTAGACAGGCTCTGGGCTTCAGAGTCGGATGCCACCAGCAACGCTGTGATCACCTGCATAAGCAGAATCAGGACCAAGCTCGACGACAAAGGCACCAAAAACTCGATTATAAAAACGGTGCACGGAGTTGGTTACCGCTTCGATCCTTAGCGCTTTGATCACTTCTTGTACTTGTTCGGATTGCCACCAGTGACAATACCAATCAGCAACATCAGCAAACCGCCTTCGATCGCCGGAACCCAGCCCTGAATGGTCAGAGTATGCGGCATAAAATCAGCCATGACCTTCAAGGTCACAGCCGGCAGCAGCCAGAAACCGAGCAACCAGAGGGGAATCAAGACCAGGAGCGCCATTCCAAGCGTAGTTACAGTCAGCACAGCCGTCAACGCAACTGCGCAAACTTCGACCAACCAGCCAAAAATTCCAAACAAAATCGCAGCTAAGAAGACATGGACAAAGCCGCCATGTACATCGATACCAGGAATCAACGGGAATATAAAATAGAATGCCAGAGCAATTAATGTAATTCGAATCAGCTGTGTCTTCACGACTTCGCTCCCATGTGCGGCAACCTAAAAATCACTGCTATTCATCTCAAACTGCATGCCTAGCGTGTCCGTGCGTGCCGTGCCAAGATATCCCAGCTTATTATTGGTCATATCATAGTCACCACTGGCAGTTTTTTTGATACGCGTTACAGTGTTATCCGGACGGTAGACGTCATACTCGATGCCGTTGATTTTGACTAGCTTTCCGCGGGCACCATTGGGATACGCGACGATATAACTGTTAGGACCACTCGGCGCAATGATTGTTCCATCAGCGAATCCGCCCACAACTTTGCCGCTGTTATCAGGGTACTTAACAACCGATGCCTGGCTGCCGTCAATCATTTGAATTTCCAGCAATGTGTAAGGTTTATTTTTCGGTGCTTTCTTATCGTACGGATCGAAATCTTTGGCTGAAAAAACAAACATACTATCTTTGAGCATGCCGCTTGCATCAGTTCCCAGTTCTGAAACCATCGCCTTCGCTACCAGTCGAACCGGGTGAAATCCTGTCTTCTTTTCGGGCACCGGCAAAGTGGAGAGGTAAGCCTGACAAGTCTTGACCGGGTCCTGGGCAGAATCAGATGCCGAGGGCGCCGCGTACTGTGTCGCGCCTGTCGGACCATTCTGAGTTTGTGTGACGGCATTGACGGCATCTGCGCCAAAAGCTTTGCCGGCAATGCTGCCTGCAAGCAATGTCGCCAGAGAGAGAGTCGTCCACTTAGATCTTTGCATTCCGCCTCCACAATAAAAACTTAGCGCGAACTCAGTATAGAACGAATCGCGTGCTGCCGCCCGTCAACAAACTTGCCCATGCAAGAAATTTGCAAGGAATCCGCAATTACGCTGCAAGAAGCCGAAGTTATTATCCTCTCACAAGGTTGAAGTATCTCCGCAACCTCTCATTACGACTCGGCATCGCTTACTTATCGGGAGCAAGAACATGGGTGCAAACAACGAATGCTCGGCAGAACTTGATGGAAGACGCGCAGCTGTAGATCTGGCCATGGCGAACCGTCCGGACGACTTCACAAACAAGTGCTGGAATATAGACCAGAAGCTGAACAGAGCCAATTCAGACTATGCCAGGTCATTTATGACGGCGATGAATAATGAACTGCAAGACAGGAATCTGCTTCCCAAAATAGAACTCAATATGGTCACAGCGGGTGACACACCAGCCATGCAAGCCTTGCAAAAGAATAAGCACGTCGAAACCCAAGATTTGATCAAAGACGAAGATCAATTGCGTGATTCAGGGCGCCACACAGAAGCCATGCTGATGCACAGACTCAGCTCGAACGCTCAAGAAATACACGACACGCACGCAGAAAGAAACTTCTGGGGCAAAAACCACGGCGGCATCAATATGGACCGCATCAATCGTTGGGCGGAGCAAAACAGAGCCGACATGCGTGGTGCTCTGGAGGACGCCTATCCGCGCTCCAACGACCGCAATTCAGAAGGTCCACAAAGTAATTTCGCGCCGAATAATTTCAATCACTTCCACAGACCGGAATCAAACTGGCACGACATGAAAAGCCAGAATATCGAGAAAGACAAGGTCGACCCACGCGCCACCGACTATGACAAGAAGCAAGACAACGAAATAAATCGCCTCAGCAAAGAGGTCTCGGAGCAAAAGAAATTTCACGAGCAGCTGGAAAAGGCTAATGAGCTCAAAGCTAAAGTGGAAGCCGGAGTAATCAAAGACGCTCATCACACTGTCAAGCATGGCGAGACTCTCTACGACATGGCTTGCCTTGCGTTGCACAAGGCGGGAAGAGACCACCTCACGCCACAAGCGATCAGATTCGAAGAAGAAAAAATTCGCGCTCTTAATCACCTGGCACCACATGAGAAGTTACGCTCCGGACAGTCGCTGATGCTGCGCACCGAACAGGAAGTGCAACACGAAACGGTACGCCGAATCAACCTCATGCGTCACCATGAGTAGCACCAGAAGTTCCTTCCGGTTCAAAATAATCGCACAATAGATTTAGGCGCCGAGCCAAAAAAGTGAGAGAGGACTTCTTCCTTTCTCACTTTTTAGTTGGACCTGCGATTTTATGCTGTGAGCAAGAGCGCCGGAATAATGCGCATATGCTCAGATGCTAATCTGCGCCACCGATATAAAGTGGCAGCATCTTCAACCATTCAGGCCAGTCATGCGCAAATCCATTCCACTCACGGAAAGCATGCCAGACACCTCTCTCCCAGAGCAAATCGGAGAACCAGCGGTTATTGCCGAACAGGGGATCTTCGTTGCCAATTGGAATAATCAATTCGAGCTGTTTGATTTTGTCTAAATGCTCTTGATTATGGAGTTGAATCAAAAACTCGCAAGGACTGCCTTGCGCAATAACTTCATTCATTTCCCCATTCGTCCACTCGCGAACATCGTAAACACCACTCATTCCAAGAGCACGGTTGAAGTGCCATGGGAAGCGCAATGCGATGCTCATCGAATGATAAGCGCCAAAACTGCAGCCAGTAGCAATCGTGTAAGGGTTGTCATTCTTCTTTTGAGAGAATGGCAATACCTCATAAATTATGTAGTCCTGATACTGCAGATGCCGTCTGGCGCGATCTGTGGGGCTGACGTGATGATTGAACCAGCTTTCCGGGTCAACGCTATCGACGCAATAAAGTTGCAGCCATCCACGTTCCAAATGCTCGTGGATCGGGTCGTTCATGCGCCGGTTCTCCCAGTCGAAGAAACGCCCTTCGGATGTAGGAAAAACGATAACCCGAGCTCCGGCATGACCAAAGACGGTCAGCTCCATGTCCCGGTTGAGGTGAGGGCTATGCCACTTATGATATTCTCGCAACATCCACTTGGATTCCTTATTTCGCCGCCTGCTTATATCTGCAAAGTTAGAGTGTACAGGACGTCGACGGTCAGCTGATTTCAAGAAGCTCAGAAAGGATCAATTAGTTAACCAAGTGGATATACTGTTCAGTGCTTGCCGGGCAGTCCACTGCTCTGCGCATCCTCCCGCACAAAATACGATCGGCGTGTCATGAATTCAGTTTTTCTATCTCCAAATTTCCCGCCCAACTTTGCAGCTTTCTCAACCCAACTTCGAGAGGCAGGCGCTACAGTCCTGGGACTCGCCGACGATCCTTACGACTCCCTCAGTCACGAGATACGCAGTTCGCTCACCGAATACTATCGTGTCTCTGATATGCACAACTATGATGAACTGGTGCGGGCACTCGGCCACTTCACCCACAGATACGGCAAGATCGACCACATAGATTCGCACAACGAGTATTGGCTCGAAACCGAAGCGAGACTGCGCACAGACTTCAATATTCCTGGCATTAACATGCACGATATAGCGAAAGTCAAACGCAAATCAGAGATGAAACGTGTCTTTCTAGAGGCGGGATTGAAGCCGGCGCGCGGTCGCGTCTGTCGAGATGAGGCTGAACTGCGTGCCTTTATCAAAGAAGTTGGCTTTCCGGTGGTGGCAAAACCTGATATCGGAGTTGGTGCGGCGAAAACTTTCAACTTGAAGAGCGAAGCCGACATCGCACCTTACATCAAAGAAAAACTCCACTGCGACTACATTGTAGAAGAATTCATCAGCGGTCAAATTGTTACCTTCGACGGACTTGTCGATCAGAACAACGAACCTATTTTCACCTCATCGCTGCGTTACTCGAAAGGAGTAATGGACGCAGTCAACGAGAATACCGATATCTACTACTACACAGTCAGAGACATCGAACCGGCAATCACAGATGCTGGTCTGAAGACGCTGAAAGCTTTTGATGTGCGCTCGAGATTCTTCCACTTCGAATATTTCATTTCGGAAGATGGCAAAACAGCTACTCCACTAGAGGTCAACATGCGTCCTCCGGGTGGTTTGACTCTGAATATGTTCAATTACATTTACGACTTTGACTGCTACAAGACATGGGCACAGCTCGTTGTTCACGGTGTCTCCAAACCGATGGGACCGCGCCCGAATTTCGTCATCTATGTCGGTCGAAAAGATCACATCCCCTACAAACTCTCCCACCACGATGTGTGCCAGAAATACGGATCAATCATGAAGCACGAAGAGCGGATCAGCTCAGTGTTTACAGGAGCGATCGGTAATCATGGATACATTTTGCGCCACGCCGAGCTGGAACCATTAATAGCAGCAGCCGATGACATACAGTGCCGCAACGGGTGACAGTACAGTCGCGAAATAATCCCTTTGAGGGACACGCAACAAGCGAGCGACAGGGAAAATACCCTGTATGCATGTTCACAGATCACCACTAGCAGTTGCTCTGGCAGTCACTGTAAAGCAGCGTCGCGCTGAACTAAACATGTCCAGCGAGGACCTCGCTGACGCTATGGGCGTGCCGCCTGAGATTGTTACGGACATAGAGGGGTCGACCCCGAATGACTCACTGTATTCAAAAGGCACGCTGATGCTTTTGTCGCTGGCGCTGAGACTGCCGGAAAACGCTCTGGTCGAATACAGCCATAATCCCTCTGAAACCGCCCCCGCACGCAAACCTGAGGCTGAACCTGCATCTGAATCGGAACCCACAGCCG encodes:
- a CDS encoding response regulator transcription factor encodes the protein MHLPCQLDYLDYLPSQCALVWPLLESCSRIFHSDTGKFLLPKHNRANIDPFSAQATGCARKGTARKFRSFSGTARKDCGKNDASSRFKILSKRFFVAKILLVDDDQALTKMVRDWLVFDHHQVEIASDGNDGLYKVLTYAYDIIILDLNMPGKDGIEICSEYRAKGGQCPILMLTGRDKIENKEEGFNSGADDYLTKPFHMKELTVRIQALLRRARTVAEKSYSWGDVKLDSTSFKVTKGDTEIKLLPKEFGLLEFLMSNPNRVFTPDAILDRLWASESDATSNAVITCISRIRTKLDDKGTKNSIIKTVHGVGYRFDP
- a CDS encoding esterase; this translates as MLREYHKWHSPHLNRDMELTVFGHAGARVIVFPTSEGRFFDWENRRMNDPIHEHLERGWLQLYCVDSVDPESWFNHHVSPTDRARRHLQYQDYIIYEVLPFSQKKNDNPYTIATGCSFGAYHSMSIALRFPWHFNRALGMSGVYDVREWTNGEMNEVIAQGSPCEFLIQLHNQEHLDKIKQLELIIPIGNEDPLFGNNRWFSDLLWERGVWHAFREWNGFAHDWPEWLKMLPLYIGGAD
- a CDS encoding ATP-grasp domain-containing protein, with the translated sequence MNSVFLSPNFPPNFAAFSTQLREAGATVLGLADDPYDSLSHEIRSSLTEYYRVSDMHNYDELVRALGHFTHRYGKIDHIDSHNEYWLETEARLRTDFNIPGINMHDIAKVKRKSEMKRVFLEAGLKPARGRVCRDEAELRAFIKEVGFPVVAKPDIGVGAAKTFNLKSEADIAPYIKEKLHCDYIVEEFISGQIVTFDGLVDQNNEPIFTSSLRYSKGVMDAVNENTDIYYYTVRDIEPAITDAGLKTLKAFDVRSRFFHFEYFISEDGKTATPLEVNMRPPGGLTLNMFNYIYDFDCYKTWAQLVVHGVSKPMGPRPNFVIYVGRKDHIPYKLSHHDVCQKYGSIMKHEERISSVFTGAIGNHGYILRHAELEPLIAAADDIQCRNG
- a CDS encoding LysM domain-containing protein codes for the protein MGANNECSAELDGRRAAVDLAMANRPDDFTNKCWNIDQKLNRANSDYARSFMTAMNNELQDRNLLPKIELNMVTAGDTPAMQALQKNKHVETQDLIKDEDQLRDSGRHTEAMLMHRLSSNAQEIHDTHAERNFWGKNHGGINMDRINRWAEQNRADMRGALEDAYPRSNDRNSEGPQSNFAPNNFNHFHRPESNWHDMKSQNIEKDKVDPRATDYDKKQDNEINRLSKEVSEQKKFHEQLEKANELKAKVEAGVIKDAHHTVKHGETLYDMACLALHKAGRDHLTPQAIRFEEEKIRALNHLAPHEKLRSGQSLMLRTEQEVQHETVRRINLMRHHE